From the Streptomyces sp. NBC_01216 genome, the window CAGAGGAACGGTGCCGGGGCCGTGGCATCAGACGGACTCAGCTCGCCGGGGCCGACACGGCGGCGTGCAGCTCCCGGACACCAGCGGCACGGGGGTGCCGCTGCGCGAGCTCCGTGACGATGTTGCGGATCGCGAGCCGGTCCCGTACCTCGCCGGGGCTTGCACGGTGGGCGTCGAGCAAGGCGCGGGCGGTCTGCTCCGGGCGGCCCCACGCCTACCAGGCACGGGCCATGTCGGTCCCCAGACGCGCCTTCCGCTCAGCCGTGGGGAAGTGCTCGGGCCGAAGGTTCCGCCCGGCCTCCAGCGCCGCGCCTGCGTCCCCCAGGGCCCAGTGGACCCCAACGGTGTAGAGGTCCACGGCCGCCGGGTTGATCGGGAAGAGACGGCCGGCGGGCGCGATGACCGGCAGTCGGCGGGCGGCGTGCCGGGCCTCCTCTGCCATGGCCAGGGCCTCGGCGCGTCGGCCGCCCCGGGCGGCGGTGTAGGCCAGGGTGCACAGCATCTGCGCGTAGGCCGAGGACGCAGCGTCGGTCCGGAGCCCCGTTGCCTCCACCCGGGCCGCGGCCGACTCCATGAGGGTCTGGGCTTCCTCGCCCCGGTCCTGGTGGCGCAGCACGATCGCGAGCTCGCGGGAGGCAGCGGCAGCGGCGAGTGGGGACCCGGACACCTCGGCCCAGGTGCGCGCGGTCGGCGGTGAGGCGGGCCTGCTCGTACGAGCCGAGCTTGATCAGCAGGGCGGCGCTCAGGCTGTAGACGGAGGACATTCGGGCCTGGTCCAGCTCGCGGCGCGAGGAGGCAGCGGCGTGCCCGTCGGCGAGGAGGCCCGGCAGTAGCCCGAGGAGCTGCGTGTGGGCGCCCTTGTCGTACAGGTCCCGGGCGGAGGCCACGCGGGCGTCCAGGGCGCCCCTGCCCGTGGGCGGCGGGGTGTCGGCCAGGGCGCGATCCATGCCGAGCAGCATGGCGGCCGGGACGGTCGCCGTGGCGGCGAGCATCGAGCGGCGGCGCATCGGGTCCTCCTCGGCGTGCGGACTGGCCGACACTCTAGTGCCGGCCTGTCCGGAAGGGGCCGGGGGCGCCAGAGAACTCACCAGGACGTGTCGAGGAACGCCCACCGTGGACGCGGCCCGGTGAATGAGCGTCAGGTCGGTGACCTGGGCGCGGCGTTCCATCCGCGAGACCGTCGCCGCCGAGCACCCCAGGTGCTCGCCGAGTTCCGCAAGCGTCCATCCTCGGTGCTCACGACCCAGCCGTACGAGTCCGCCCGGTTGACGCCGAGCGACTAACTCCCTGACCTTCGCACTGTTCCAGAGCGGGTCACCGGGCATTGGCCCCTCCCCTGCTACATGACCGGGGGCCACCACGGTACGGGCGCGGTGCGGCACCCGTCGAGACCGCTTGCAGGATGTGCAAATACCTTGCACAACAAGCTAGTTGATCGCTGCCGGGGGCCGGATGCGGTGTTCTCGTTACATCGCCCCGCACCTCGTGGGGCACCGCCCAAGGGAGGCACCATGGCAACCGCAGCCGACACCCCCGTCACCACCAACCCGATGACCGGGCCGGCCCGCTCCCCCCGCGACATCGTGCCGGCGGACCTCTGGGAGAAGCAGGTCGGCCTGCTGATGCGGGACTACCCGTACGACTCCGTCATGGCCACCCGCGTCCTCGGCCAGGGCTACGCCTACCTGCTCACCGCCATGTCCCTCCGGGGCCAGGGCCTGGGACTCGCCCCGAGCAAGCTGGTCGACATCGGCGCCCACACGATCATCCTGGACACCGTCGCCTACGCCGAGCTGTGCGACAAGTACAACGGCGGGCACTTCCTGCACCACGTGCCGAAGGTCGAGATGAAGAACGACGGGTCGGTCATCAAGACCGCCCACCTCGTCGCCCGCGCGGGCTGGGAGGTGGACCTCCCTCTGTGGGAGGACGCCGCCGAGTGTGGCCCCTGCCACCCGGGCAACGACTCGCACTGACCCCCACGTGACGCCCTCGGCGGTCCGGGCCCATGGCTCGGGCCGCCGAGGCACGCCCGGGTGACTTTCGCCCGAACCGGCAGCAGCCCCCGCGCGGTGCCGTCAGGATGACGCGGGTGACGACCACGACCACAGACCTTTGGCACCACTACGGCCGGGCCCGCGCCGCGCAGGACCACGCCGTCCCCGACTCCTTCCGCTGGACTTGGGACCAGCAGGACGGGCCGGGCCCGGAAGTCCTCGGCGACCTCACCGGCAAGGCCCTGGCCGACCTCGGGGCCGGCGCCGCCCGCCACGCCGCGCACCTGGCCGTGCACCACGCCCCGGCCCGGGTCGATGCCGTGGACGCCTCCCCAGCACAGCACGGCATGGCGACCACCCTCTACGCCTCGCTCGCCCCGCGCCTGAACCTCGTCCACCAGGACGTGGTCACCCACCTCCGCGTGAACCCGGACGCCTACGACGTGCTCTACAGCGTCTTCGGGGCGGTGGACTTCACCGATCCCCGCGAACTGCTTCCGGCCGCGGCCTGCGCGCTCCGCCCCGGCGGGCGCCTGGTCTTCTCCACCCTCGCCCACTATCTGTCCGGCGCCCCCGCGCAGCCGGACGTCACGGCCGCCGAGGTACCGGCGAAGGCCCCGGAGGGCGAGAGCGCCACCATGCACCGATGGGTGTTGCAGGAGCACGTGTGGACCAAGGTTCTGGACGGGGCCGGGTTCACCGACATCCACACCACGGAGCTGCCCGCCGGTGACGGCCCCCGGTCCGCCGCCACCCTCCTCGTCACGGCCGAGCTCACCGCCTCCTGAGCCCAGACGTACCGCTGCCCCGGCCTCAGTCTCCTAGGTGCCGGGGCAGCGGTCAGTGAAAACGGTGTGGTCGGTCAGGCGGCGTCCCGGAGACTGCCGCCGTCGTTGGGGTGGAGTTCGTGCTCGACGCCGCCCAGCCGGGTGGCCAGTCGTTCCCGGACTCCTCGACTGCGGCCTTGAACACCTTCGCCGCGTCCTCGTCGTCGAAGCGCTCGATCTGCCATCCGGCACCGCCGGGGTCTCGCTACTTCACCTGGCAGCTGGCGATCTCCCCGGCCTTGTTTGTACGCGGAACTACGCTCGCCATGTGCGGAGAGTGTCCCTTCGTGTTCCCGCGACCTCGCGGGAAGCGAGCTGGATTCGACTGTCTCCTCAGGTCAGGCCAGGTAAAAGAGAAGACGGCCCGAGCCCCCGCACAGTGGGCTCCGGCCGTCCGGTCCGGTGGGTACGTGGCGGTTACAGCGCGAGGCCCGTGAGGACCAGCACCCGCTCGTACGTGTAGTCGTCCATGGCGTACCTGACGCCCTCGCGGCCCACGCCGGACCGCTTGGCGCCGCCGTAGGGCATCTGGTCGGCGCGGTAGGACGGGACGTCACCGATGATCACGCCGCCGACCTCCAGCGCTCGGTGGGCACGGAAGGCGGCCTGGAGGTCGTGGGTGAAGACACCCGCCTGGAGGCCGAAGTCCGAGTCGTTGACCGCGGCGAACGCCTCGGCCTCGCCGTCGGTCCTGGCGATGGTCAGGACCGGGCCGAAGACCTCGGCGCGGGCCAGGGTGACGTCGGACGGCAGCTCGGTGAGCACGGTCGGGGCGTAGGTCGCGCCCTCGCGCTCGCCGCCGGCGAGCAGCTTGGCGCCCGCCGCGACGGCCTCGTCGACCCATGCCTCCACGCGCCGGGCGGCGTTCTCGTCGACCAGCGGGCCGACATCCGTGGCGCTGTCGGAGGGGTCGCCGGTGACCTGGGCCTCGACGGCGGCGACGATCTTCGGCACGAGCCGGTCGTAGACGGACGTGTCGGCGATGACGCGCTGCACGGAGATGCAGGACTGGCCGCCCTGGTAGTTGGAGAAGGTGGCGATCCGGGTCGCCGCCCAGTCCAGGTCCTCCTCGCCGGACCAGTCCGGCAGCACGACGGCGGCGGCGTTGCCGCCGAGCTCCAGGGTGCAGTGCTTGTGCGGCACGGACTCCTGGATGGCGTAGCCGACCTTGTCGGAGCCGGTGAAGGAGATGACCGGGAGTCGCTCGTCCTGGACGAGCGCGGGCATCCGGTCGTTGGGGACGGTCAGGACCGACCAGGAGCCGGCCGGCAGGTCGGTCTCCGCCAGCAGCTCGCCCAGGATCAGGGAGGAGATCGGGGTGGCCGGGGCGGGCTTGAGGATGATCGGGGCGCCGACGGCGATGGCCGGGGCGACCTTGTGGGCGCTGAGGTTCAGCGGGAAGTTGAACGGCGCGATGCCGAGGACGACGCCCTTGGGAATGCGGCGGGTGAGCGCGAGACGGCCGACGCCGCCCGCCTCGGTGTCGAGCCGCTGGGCCTCGCCTCCGTTGAAGCGGCGGGCCTCCTCGGCGGCGAAGCGGAACACGGAGACGGCGCGGCCGACCTCGCCGCGGGCCCACTTGACGGGCTTGCCGTTCTCGGCGGAGATCACCTGGGCGATCTCCTCGGTGCGCTCGGCGAGCCGCTTCGATACGTGGTCCAGGGCCGCGGCACGGACGTGTGCCGGGGTGGCGGCGAACTCGTCGACGACGGCGTGCGCGGCGGCGACGGCCTCCTCGACCTGGGCCTCGGAGGGCACGCTGACCTTGCCGACGAGACGGCCGTCCCAGGAGTTGGTGACGTCGAAGGTGGCCTCGCCGGTGGCCTCGCGGCCGGCGAGCCAGAAGCCGTGGGTGGCAGTCATTGCGTCCCGGCCCTTTCGTATCGATGAGTGTCGCTGACGTGTCTGGGTGCCACGTTAGGGCCGGTGGGGCGCAGGTTGGTTTGTCCGGTGTGGAGTGATGGATGGTGCCGGTCTGCCGGATTGGCCGAACCGGCGGTCGGACGGCGCAGTCTCAGCCGCGCCGCTCGGTCGACACGATGAGGCAGACGCCTCCGACGACGACGGCACCGCCGAGGGCGATCGGCCAGGTGAGCGCCTCGTCGAGGACCAGAGCCCCGAGCAGGACGGCGACGACCGGGTTGACGTACGCGTAGGTGGCGACGAGCGACAGCGGGGCGGTCTGGAGCAGCCAGGCGTACGCGGTGAAGGCGATCAGCGAGCCGAAGACGATCAGGTAGCCGAGCGCGGCCCAGGAGCGTCCCGAGACCTCGGCGAGGTCCAGGCCGTGCTGCTCGCCCCGGAGGAAGCCGACGGCGAGCCCCCCGAGGCCGCCGGCGACCATCTCGTAGGCACTGGCCGTGAAGGGGTTCGCCGGCATCGGGATCCGGCCGGAGGAGAAGGAGCCGACGGACCAGAGCAGGGTGGCCAGGATGACCAGGGCGACGCCGCCGGTCCGCACGTCGCCGCTGAGGCCGGGCAGGGTGAGGACGGCGAGCCCGGCGAGCCCCAGGAGGACACCGGCGACGGCCCCGGCGGTGGGGCGTGTGCCGGAGCAGGCGCGCAGGACGACGACCCAGGCGGGCACGACGGCGATGAGGAGCGCGGCGAGGCCGGACGGCACGGAGGTCTCGGCGAGGACGACGAGCCCGTTGCCGCCGAGGATGAGCAGCAGGCCGACGACGACCGCCGAGGCGAGTTCCCGCCGGGACACCCGGAGGACCCCGGGGCCCTTCTTCCAGACGAGGAGCCCGGCCAGGACCAGTCCGGCGGTGACGAACCGGGTACCGGCCGAGAGGAAGGGCGGCAGGGTCTCGACGACGATCCTGATACCGAGGTACGTGGAACCCCAGACGACGTAGACGATACCGAGCGCGGCCCACACGACGCCGGATATCCGACGGGGGGCGGGCGGCTGGGCACCGGCGGGCAGAGGAGCGGAGGGGGCCGCCCGGACCTCGGGGGCCGGATCGACGGCGGGACGTGTCATGTCCAGGAGATTAGGGATCGAATAGCCGGATGACCAGGTATTTTGCCCGGGATCGGGCAGGATGGGGGATCTTCGCCGCGTCGAAGGGGCCGGGCACGGATCACGTCGGCCTGCCGGGCGGTGGCCTCACACCGGTGGGTACGGCGCCCGGTACCGGTGTCCACGGGTCGCGCCCGTGCCTGCCGCTCCCCCGTGCCGCCGGTGCCTACCGCTCCCCGGTGCCGCCCGTGCCGGTCGCCTTGAGTGCCAGCCACAGCTCCATCCGGACGTCCGGATCGTCCAGGGAGCGGCCCAGGATCTCCTCCACCCGGCGCATGCGGTAGCGCAGCGTGTGGCGGTGCACTCCGAGGTCCGCCGCCGCCGCGTCCCACTGGCCGTGCCGGGACAGCCAGGCGCGCAGCGAGGCGACGAGATCGCCCCGTCCCGTGGCGTCGTGTTCGTACAGGGCGCGGAGCATGCCGTCCGCGAAGGCGCGGACGGCGTCGTCGGCGAGCAGTGGCAGCACCGAACCGGCCGCCAGTTCCTCGTGCTCGACCAGCGCCCGTCCCCTGCGGCGCGCCACCGACAGGGCCTGCTCGGCCTGCTTGTAGGCCGCCGCCGCCGCGATCGGGCCGGCCGGGGCCGAGAGACCCACGACGAGGCCCGTCTCCTCCGCGTCCCGTTCCGTGTAGGCCCCGCAGGCCGCGACGACGGCTCCGCCGTCCCCGGCCAGGACGAGCAGCCGGTCGTCGCTCTCGGGCACGGCGAGGACCGTCTCGCCCGCGCGCGCCGCCGCCGAATCCAGTGCCTCGGCCAGGGCCGGGAGCGGCGGTTCGCCCTCCCGTTCGCCGGGTACCGTCTCCGCGATCAGCAGCCGGAACGGGGCGTCGAGCAGTCCGCCGTAGAGGTCTCCCGCCACCGCGCGGGCGTGGTCCGGCTGCCCGGAGAGCATCATGCGCAGCACCGCCGCGCCGAGTCGCTGTTCGGCCGCCTGGAGCGAGCGCGAACGTTCCGTCGTCAGTGTCAGCAGGGCGATCGCGGAGTGTACGGCGTAGCGTTCCGCCGTGCCGAGCGGCGCCCCGGTGCCGACCGCGAGGGCGCCCCGCACCCGCCGCCCGGTGCCCAGCGACTGGAGTTCCACCCGGTCGTCGGTGCCGCCGACCACCGCGCTCGCGGGCGCCGGCCGGTCCCGGAGGCGTTCGACGTCGGGGGTGAGCCGGGCGGCCCTGCGGGCCGCCCACTCGGGCGCGGCGGCCAGCACGGCTCCCGAGGTGTCGTACAGCGCAGCCCAGCCGTCCACGTGTGCCGCGAGTCGGGCGACCACCGCGTCCGGGCCTTCCGTGAGCGCCGCCCGGGTCAGTTCGCGCTGGGCTTCGAAGCCGGCGGTGACCGCGCGGTACTGGTCGGCGGCGATCGCCGCCGACACGGCCTTGCTGATGGCGAGGAAGGGGGTACGCCGGGGCACTTCGAGCAGCGGCAGGCCCTCCGCACGGGCCGCCTCGACCAGCGTCGGCGGCACGTCCTCGTAGTTGACGCCGACGGCGAAGCCGAGCCCCACCACTCCGGCACCGAGCAGCCGCCGGACGTAGCGCCGCATCGCCTCGGCGTCCTCCGCGTCCAGCGTCAGTGCCGTGGTGAGCAGCAGTTCGCCGCCCTCCATGTACGGCACGGGGTCGGCCAGCTCGCTGACGTGGGCCCAGCGCACCGGGGCGTCCAGGCGGTCCTCACCGGCACGGACGGTGAGTTTGAGCGCCGAGTGCTGGACGAGCGAGGCGAGGGTGGGCGGCATGGACCGTCGAACCTTAGGCAGGGGACTGCGGGGCGACTGCGCACGCAGCGGGGAGGCGCCGCTCCGACGAACGACGCACCCGATTGTGCCAGGGCCCACCGTGTCGCGCGTCAGCTCCGCAGATCCACCAGGAGCGGGGGCGTGTGCTCGCCGCGCACATGGGTCAGCGAGAGCACCGCGTGCCCGGCGGGGACGGCGTGCGCGAGGTCGGAGGCCGACCAGCGCTGGCGTTCCACCTCGCGGACGGTCACCGCCTCGGCGGTCGCCGCCTTGCCGGTGACGACGCGCCGCATGAAGTGCAGGGCCTTGGTCATGGGTTCGTCGGAGATGATCTGCCGGTTGGTGACGTCGCGGGTCTGCACCCATTCGGTGCCCCAGGTCTCCGCGAAGCGCCCGCCGTCCCAGGGGGCGATGCCGGCGAACGCCATCCGGCAGCCGACGGCCCCGAGCAGCGGTCCGCGCAGCGGCTCCGGCACGTCCTCCAGACCGCGCAGGGCGAGGACGACACCGGCGTTGGCGGAGCGCAGCCGCTGGACGGCCCGGACGGACTCGGCGGTGACGGTGTACGTGGCGTCGTCCAGCACCAGGCAGGCGAAGAGTGACCGGTCCCGGCGGCTGAGGACGGCCTCGGCGAACTGGGCGAGCAGCAGCCGCGAGACGATCCGGGACGCTTCGGCGTGGCCGCGTTCCGGCAGGTCGACGCGGACCCGCAGCGGGTGTTCGACGGCGTGGAGGGAGAACTGCCGGGTCTCTCCGTCGGTACGGAAGAAGCGGGCGAAGGCGGGCCGGTCCAGGCAGGCGACCCGCTCGGCGAGGAGCACGCCGATGTCGTCTCCGGCGCGGGCGGCCTGCCGTTGCCGGGCGTCGAGCTCCCGGAGCTGGGCGGGGTCGGCTGCGACGGCCGCGCGCAGCGCGTCGAGGGCGCTCGGCGTGCCTGCGAGCAGCTCGCGCAGCTCGGGCACGGCCGGGAAGTGTCCGTAGCCGGCTCGGAAGGGGCCGATCAGCTGGGCGAGCGCGGTGGCGGCGCGGCGGCTGTCGGCGACCAGGTCGCCGACGAGGGCCTCGGCGAGGATCCGCGCGGCCTCGTCGGGGTCGTCGGCGCCGCCGTAGAGGTCGAGGTCGTGGGTGGAGTCGGGACGGCCGACGGAGACGACGACGTCGAAGGACTCGTCGGGGCCGACGGCGGTGCCGTGGGAGGTGACGGCGACGACGGCCGCGCGGTTCGCGAGGGCCTGGAGGCAGAGCGACTCCACGACGGGCCGGACCAGTCGCACGGTCTTCCCGGAGCCGGCCGGGCCGACGGCGAGCAGCGAGGTGCCGAGCAGGCCCGGCTCCAGGGCGACGCCCGTGGTGCGGCGGGCGTAGGGGTTGCGGGGGTGGTCGGCGGCCGTCCCGATGAGCACCTGGGCGGTGGCCAGGTCGTGGGTGGCGGTACGGACGGGCAGGTCGCGGACTCCGGAGGGGTGACCGCAGGCGGCGGCGCCCCGGGTGCGCACGGCCTCGGTGAAGGCGGCGAGCCGCTCGGGCCGGGTCCGTACGCCCTGCCAGGCGCGCCGGATACGGGCGTAGTCGACGTCTCCGAGGGTGCCGCGGCGGGTGGCGTCGGCGAGGGTCGCGGCGGCCTCGGTGAGCCCGGCGTCGCGCAGTTCGGGCCAGTCGGCCGGGTCGGCGGCCGGCGGGGGTGACGGGGGCGGGGTCGGCTTCCCGCGGGTGTAGCGGCGCCAGATGTCCGGTACGTGGCCGATGCGGGCGAAGAAGACGAGGAAGCCGCCGCCGACGAGGGTGTAGTAGGTGTAGCTGGCGGCGGCCCAGGTGTCGGCGTCGGCGCGCCAGGAGTCCGGGGTGAGGACGAGCAGGGGCCAGAGCCAGTAGCGGCCGAGGTAGCCGTTCCACAGCAGGGACCACAGCAGCCAGCCGCTGAGCAGGGAGATGACGGCGCCGGCGAACAGCCGGCGGGCGGGTACGGGTTCGGGCTCCTCCTGCGGACGCGGCCGGTGGCCGAGCCGCCAGACGCCGGGTTCGACGGCGGGGCGGGGGATGCGGAGCCATTCGGTGACCCCGACGCGGGTGGGCGCGTGCGCGGGTGGCGGCGGGACCGGTGGTCCGGCCGGGCCGGTGCCGGGGGGCGGGGGGACGGCCGGCGCGGTCCGCGGGACCGCGGCGGGCTCGGGGCCCGGGTGCCCGGGTGCGGCCGGGCGGGCGGGCCGCTCGGGATCGGGGCCCGCCGGGCGGGCGGCGGCCTCCGTGCCCCGGCCCTCCGTCGGGGCACCCGGGCCGGCCGTGAACCCCGCGGGGCGCGGCACCGCGTTCCCCCGCGTGTCGCGTGACTCGTACGTGCCTTCGGTCTCCATGAACCCCTGCCCCCTGACCAGCCAGGTCGCCGCATCCGTGCAAGCGTCAATCTAGTGGTCCCGGGCGGTCCGGGAGCCGTTTCGCCGGCCCGCGCGGAAGCGTGCCTCGCGCGCCCCGCCATGTCCGCGGCGGACAACGACACACCCCGCAACACTCCCGATCGGCGCATGCCCGTGCGGCTCCCGCGCGCCTAGCCTGCGGAAGAAACCCGCACCGTGCGTCCAGACCCCCCTCAGGAGCCCCGCATGACCGCCCTTCCGCAGGAGCGCCGCGTCGTCACCGCAATTCCCGGCCCGAAGTCGCAGGAGCTTCAGGCCCGCCGCCTCGACGCGGTCGCCGGTGGCGTGGGCTCCGTGCTTCCCGTGTTCACCGCCAGGGCCGGCGGCGGCATCATCGAGGACGTCGACGGCAACCGTCTGATCGACTTCGGCTCCGGCATCGCGGTGACCTCCGTCGGCGCCTCCGCCGAGGCCGTGGTCCGCCGGGCCGCCGCCCAGCTCGCCGACTTCACGCACACCTGCTTCATGGTGACGCCGTACGAGGGCTACGTCGAGGTCTGCGAGGCGCTCGCCGAGCTGACCCCGGGCGATCACGCGAAGAAGTCCGCGCTGTTCAACTCGGGCGCCGAGGCCGTCGAGAACGCCGTCAAGATCGCCCGTTCGTACACCAAGCGCCAGGCCGTCGTCGTCTTCGACCACGGCTACCACGGCCGCACCAACCTCACCATGGCGCTGACGGCGAAGAACATGCCGTACAAGCAGGGCTTCGGGCCGTTCGCCCCGGAGGTCTACCGGGTGCCCGTCGCCTACGGCTACCGCTGGCCCACCGGCGCGGAGAACTGCGGTCCCGAGGCAGCGGCTCAGGCGATCGACAACATCACCAAGCAGATCGGCGCCGAGAACGTCGCCGCGATCATCATCGAGCCGGTCCTGGGCGAGGGCGGCTTCATCGAGCCGGCCAAGGGCTTCCTGCCGGCGCTGGTGGAGTTCGCCAACGACAACGGGATCGTGTTCGTCGCCGACGAGATCCAGTCCGGTTTCTGCCGCACCGGCCAGTGGTTCGCCTGTGAGGACGAGGGGGTCGTGCCCGACCTGATCACGACCGCCAAGGGCATCGCGGGCGGTCTGCCGCTCGCCGCCGTCACCGGCCGCGCCGAGATCATGGACTCCGTGCACGGCGGCGGTCTGGGCGGCACGTACGGCGGCAACCCGGTGGCCTGCGCGGGTGCGCTGGGCTCGATCGAGACGATGAAGGAGCTCGACCTCAACGCCAAGGCGCGGCACATCGAGGCGCTCATGAAGGCGCGCCTGTCGGCGATGGCGGAGAAGTTCGAGGCCATCGGCGACATCCGGGGCCGCGGCGCGATGATCGCCATCGAGCTGGTGAAGGACCGGACGACCAAGGAGCCGAACCCGGAGGCCGCGGGCGCGCTGGCGAAGGCATGCCACGCCGAGGGTCTGCTGGTCCTCACCTGCGGCACCTACGGCAACGTGCTGCGGTTCCTGCCGCCGCTGGTCATCGGTGACGATCTGCTGAACGAGGGCCTGGACATCATCGAGAGCGCGTTCGGACAGATCTGACGCCCCGTGTGAAGAAGCTGTGGGGGGCCGATGGCGGGATGGCGATCCGGCTGCCGGTCCCCCTCGCGGAGGCGTACGGTCTTCCCGGATGAGAGAGACACCCCGCCCGCGGGGAACCGCGGGTGAGTCCAGGGCGGCGCGATCGCGGCCTCTCCCTGGCCGTGCCCTCGCGCACAGCACCGGGGCCCCCGGCTCCGGAACTCCTCACCGATCGGACGGCCGCCCGCCCCACACCCCCCGGGGCGCGCGGCAGCCCGATCCCGTCGGCCGTCCCGGAACCACCCCCCCTGTTCCGGGACGGTCGGCCTTCTTCTGCGCGCTCGTGCTGCTGGCCCTGGTCACCTGGCAGGTGCTCGTCGGCGGGCCGCTGGCCCGTCTGGACGAACGCGTCTCCCGTTCCCTCGTCGGCGCCGTCCCACGCGGTCTTTCCGAGCTGGGCGCCGACCTGGGCGGCATGACGGTCGCCCTTCCGGTCCTCGCCTGTGCGATGGCCTGCGCGGCCTGGCGGGGCCGGCGCGCGGAGGCCCTGTACGCGGGCCTCGCGATGGGCCTGGTGCCGCTGCTGGTGATCCCGTTGAAGGAGTGGACCGCCCGTCCGGGTCCGCTGGAGCCCTGGGCGGCCGGCTACTACCCCTCGGGCCATACCGCCACGGCGGTGGTGGCCTATTTCGGCGCGGCGTTCCTGGTGTCCGCCCGGCTGCTGCCCGTCGCCGCCGTGCTGACGGCGGCGACGGGCGCCGGGCTGGTGCTGCGCGGCTACCACTGGCCGCTGGACGTGGTGGCCAGCCTCTGCCTCGGCGTGCTGGTCCTGGCGGTCAGCTCCAGTCGTACGCGTCGAAGTTCCGGCTGAACTGACGGTTGTCGAATTCGTCCCAGTTGATCGACCAGGTCATCAGGCCGCGCAGGCCGGGCCAGGTCCCGTGGGTCCGGTAGCCGCCGCATCCGGTCTTCTTCGTGAGGCAGTCGAGCGCCTTGTTCACCTCCGCCGGGGAGGTGTGGCCGTTCCCGGCCTGGGTGGAGGCGGGCAGACCGATGGCGACCTGGTCGGGGCGCAGGGCCGGGAAGACGCGGGCGG encodes:
- a CDS encoding PucR family transcriptional regulator; its protein translation is MPPTLASLVQHSALKLTVRAGEDRLDAPVRWAHVSELADPVPYMEGGELLLTTALTLDAEDAEAMRRYVRRLLGAGVVGLGFAVGVNYEDVPPTLVEAARAEGLPLLEVPRRTPFLAISKAVSAAIAADQYRAVTAGFEAQRELTRAALTEGPDAVVARLAAHVDGWAALYDTSGAVLAAAPEWAARRAARLTPDVERLRDRPAPASAVVGGTDDRVELQSLGTGRRVRGALAVGTGAPLGTAERYAVHSAIALLTLTTERSRSLQAAEQRLGAAVLRMMLSGQPDHARAVAGDLYGGLLDAPFRLLIAETVPGEREGEPPLPALAEALDSAAARAGETVLAVPESDDRLLVLAGDGGAVVAACGAYTERDAEETGLVVGLSAPAGPIAAAAAYKQAEQALSVARRRGRALVEHEELAAGSVLPLLADDAVRAFADGMLRALYEHDATGRGDLVASLRAWLSRHGQWDAAAADLGVHRHTLRYRMRRVEEILGRSLDDPDVRMELWLALKATGTGGTGER
- a CDS encoding class I SAM-dependent methyltransferase, whose amino-acid sequence is MTRVTTTTTDLWHHYGRARAAQDHAVPDSFRWTWDQQDGPGPEVLGDLTGKALADLGAGAARHAAHLAVHHAPARVDAVDASPAQHGMATTLYASLAPRLNLVHQDVVTHLRVNPDAYDVLYSVFGAVDFTDPRELLPAAACALRPGGRLVFSTLAHYLSGAPAQPDVTAAEVPAKAPEGESATMHRWVLQEHVWTKVLDGAGFTDIHTTELPAGDGPRSAATLLVTAELTAS
- a CDS encoding aldehyde dehydrogenase family protein, with translation MTATHGFWLAGREATGEATFDVTNSWDGRLVGKVSVPSEAQVEEAVAAAHAVVDEFAATPAHVRAAALDHVSKRLAERTEEIAQVISAENGKPVKWARGEVGRAVSVFRFAAEEARRFNGGEAQRLDTEAGGVGRLALTRRIPKGVVLGIAPFNFPLNLSAHKVAPAIAVGAPIILKPAPATPISSLILGELLAETDLPAGSWSVLTVPNDRMPALVQDERLPVISFTGSDKVGYAIQESVPHKHCTLELGGNAAAVVLPDWSGEEDLDWAATRIATFSNYQGGQSCISVQRVIADTSVYDRLVPKIVAAVEAQVTGDPSDSATDVGPLVDENAARRVEAWVDEAVAAGAKLLAGGEREGATYAPTVLTELPSDVTLARAEVFGPVLTIARTDGEAEAFAAVNDSDFGLQAGVFTHDLQAAFRAHRALEVGGVIIGDVPSYRADQMPYGGAKRSGVGREGVRYAMDDYTYERVLVLTGLAL
- a CDS encoding EamA family transporter: MTRPAVDPAPEVRAAPSAPLPAGAQPPAPRRISGVVWAALGIVYVVWGSTYLGIRIVVETLPPFLSAGTRFVTAGLVLAGLLVWKKGPGVLRVSRRELASAVVVGLLLILGGNGLVVLAETSVPSGLAALLIAVVPAWVVVLRACSGTRPTAGAVAGVLLGLAGLAVLTLPGLSGDVRTGGVALVILATLLWSVGSFSSGRIPMPANPFTASAYEMVAGGLGGLAVGFLRGEQHGLDLAEVSGRSWAALGYLIVFGSLIAFTAYAWLLQTAPLSLVATYAYVNPVVAVLLGALVLDEALTWPIALGGAVVVGGVCLIVSTERRG
- a CDS encoding ATP-binding protein, which produces METEGTYESRDTRGNAVPRPAGFTAGPGAPTEGRGTEAAARPAGPDPERPARPAAPGHPGPEPAAVPRTAPAVPPPPGTGPAGPPVPPPPAHAPTRVGVTEWLRIPRPAVEPGVWRLGHRPRPQEEPEPVPARRLFAGAVISLLSGWLLWSLLWNGYLGRYWLWPLLVLTPDSWRADADTWAAASYTYYTLVGGGFLVFFARIGHVPDIWRRYTRGKPTPPPSPPPAADPADWPELRDAGLTEAAATLADATRRGTLGDVDYARIRRAWQGVRTRPERLAAFTEAVRTRGAAACGHPSGVRDLPVRTATHDLATAQVLIGTAADHPRNPYARRTTGVALEPGLLGTSLLAVGPAGSGKTVRLVRPVVESLCLQALANRAAVVAVTSHGTAVGPDESFDVVVSVGRPDSTHDLDLYGGADDPDEAARILAEALVGDLVADSRRAATALAQLIGPFRAGYGHFPAVPELRELLAGTPSALDALRAAVAADPAQLRELDARQRQAARAGDDIGVLLAERVACLDRPAFARFFRTDGETRQFSLHAVEHPLRVRVDLPERGHAEASRIVSRLLLAQFAEAVLSRRDRSLFACLVLDDATYTVTAESVRAVQRLRSANAGVVLALRGLEDVPEPLRGPLLGAVGCRMAFAGIAPWDGGRFAETWGTEWVQTRDVTNRQIISDEPMTKALHFMRRVVTGKAATAEAVTVREVERQRWSASDLAHAVPAGHAVLSLTHVRGEHTPPLLVDLRS
- the gabT gene encoding 4-aminobutyrate--2-oxoglutarate transaminase: MTALPQERRVVTAIPGPKSQELQARRLDAVAGGVGSVLPVFTARAGGGIIEDVDGNRLIDFGSGIAVTSVGASAEAVVRRAAAQLADFTHTCFMVTPYEGYVEVCEALAELTPGDHAKKSALFNSGAEAVENAVKIARSYTKRQAVVVFDHGYHGRTNLTMALTAKNMPYKQGFGPFAPEVYRVPVAYGYRWPTGAENCGPEAAAQAIDNITKQIGAENVAAIIIEPVLGEGGFIEPAKGFLPALVEFANDNGIVFVADEIQSGFCRTGQWFACEDEGVVPDLITTAKGIAGGLPLAAVTGRAEIMDSVHGGGLGGTYGGNPVACAGALGSIETMKELDLNAKARHIEALMKARLSAMAEKFEAIGDIRGRGAMIAIELVKDRTTKEPNPEAAGALAKACHAEGLLVLTCGTYGNVLRFLPPLVIGDDLLNEGLDIIESAFGQI
- a CDS encoding phosphatase PAP2 family protein encodes the protein MLLALVTWQVLVGGPLARLDERVSRSLVGAVPRGLSELGADLGGMTVALPVLACAMACAAWRGRRAEALYAGLAMGLVPLLVIPLKEWTARPGPLEPWAAGYYPSGHTATAVVAYFGAAFLVSARLLPVAAVLTAATGAGLVLRGYHWPLDVVASLCLGVLVLAVSSSRTRRSSG